A window of Solanum stenotomum isolate F172 chromosome 9, ASM1918654v1, whole genome shotgun sequence genomic DNA:
TTGAGAAGCAAGAAAAGGAACCCAGTTTTGGTTGGTGAAGGTGAACCAGAAAGTGTAGTGAAAGAACTTTTTAAGAAGATTGAGAAAGGGGAATTAAGTGAAGGGCATTTGAAGAACTTACAAATTGTTCAAATGGATAAGGAGTTTTCGTTTTCGTGTGATAAAATCCAGATGCTTAATAAGATTAAAGAAGTAGAAGGGGTAATCGAGAGTAAGATGAGTAATGGTACTGGAGGTGTGATTCTTGATTTAGGTGATTTGAAATGGCTTGTTGAGCAGCAACAACAACCGATGATTTCGGAGATTGGGAAATCAGCAGTGGCTGAAATGGGGAAGTTATTAGCGCGATTTCGAGAGGATAATAGTAATAGCAATAGTAATAATAGGTTATGGTTGATTGGTACTGCTACATGTGAGACATATTTGAGATGTCAAGTTTATCATTCTACTATGGAAAATGATTGGGATCTTCAAGCTGTTCCTATAGCTTCAAGATCTCCTCATCCAGGAATATTTCCAAGGTATTTGAATTGCTGTAATCCTGTTTTTGGAATTGATCTGTGTTAGGAATATGAACAATTTTggataaaaattgaatctttgaATATTTTGTTTGTGTATAGTCTAGTATAAGATGCTTTTGTCTGGAATTATTCTTGGAGTTATGGTTTCCTCTGTGTAGATAACAACTTGTTTTTTGCTCTAGAATTGCTTGGATTAAATGTTCTGGGATCTTGCATTGCCTTATTTCTGGGATTGTTATGCTTGTTCATACActtgtcaatattatttaaaaaaacacaGCAGTTTTCAAGAATGTTAGGaaaatttgttttcttcatttgaTGATTGACAAGTTGgggttgctcggatggtaagcactgTCCGACTATGTTTTTTAGCATATTGTGTGGTTCTGTGGCTTCTGCTAAATTTTCTGCCTATTTTCTTCCAATTACGTTTTTTAGTGCTATCTGTTGATGTGGTActctttatgaaatttttagGCTTGGAAATGAAAGAATTCTTGGAAGTTCCTTGGATCCTCTGAATCCGCTGAAGAGCTTTACTGGTCCGGTGCCTTCACTACCAAGGCGTGTACCAGAGAATTTAAATCCGAGATTGAGGACATCGTGTTGTCCCCAGTGCAAGGAGAAGTTTGAACATGAGTTGGCGAAACTTGTATCTGAGTTTGAGAATTCATCATCTGAAGCTAAATCAGAATTTCCTCCTCGACCTCAGTTGCCTCAATGGTTGCAAAGTGCCAAGCTAAAGAATGATAGTAAAGCAACGACTCTGTCACAGGTATGTTTAACTTGATTAATGGGAACCTAGAACAACTTAAACTGCGTATGTACGAGCAGATGAATCATTCTGTCTTTTGATGTCTTTGCAGATCAAGGATCAAAGTATTTTGCAGCAAaagactcaagaacttcaaaagAAGTGGAACGATACATGTTTGCAACTTCATCCTAATTTCCAGCACAGTGTCGGGATTCAAAGAACAGTACCACCTGTTCTCTCTATGCCAGGCTTATATAATCCGAACCTGCTTTTGCGTCAACCTTTACAGCCCAAGCTTGTTCCAAGTAGAAGCCTGGGGGGAGTGAGCCTGCAACTGAACACCACCCAAACGGCTAGTCAATCTCTGGAAAAGGTAGCTACCCCTCCTGGAAGCCCTGTAAGGACCGACTTGGTTCTCGGGCCAAAACCAAGTGAAACTGCCCCGGAGAAAACTCTGGAAGATCAAGCGAAGGACTTCCTCAGCTGCATTTCTTCCGTGCCTCAGAACAAGTTACTTGACAAATTTGCTAGTGCACTAGATGCTGATACGTTTAAAAGGCTTCTCAAGGGTCTAATGGAGAAAGCTTGGTGGCAGCAAGATGCAGCCTCTTCTGTTGCTTCTGCTGTGTCGAGGTGCAGATTGGGCAATGGGAAACAGCGGGGTGGTGCACCAAAGGGTGACATATGGCTGTTATTCACGGGTCCTGACAGATATGCCAAGAGAAAGATGGCATCGGTTCTTGCAGAGCAAATGTGCGGAAATATCCCAATAATGATCTCCCTTGGTTCACGGCGAGATGATGAAGAGTCAGACGTAGGTTTCCGTGGTAAAACAGCCGTAGATCGTATTGCAGAGGCTGTTCGGAGGCATCCACTTTCAGTTATTATGCTCGAGGATATAGACGAAGCAAATGGGGTAGTTCGTGGGAGCATAAAACGAGCCATGGACAGAGGTAGGCTTACGGATTCACATGGCCGTGAGATTAGTCTCGGCAATGTCATATTCATTCTTACTGGAAATTGGTCTACAATGAGCCCCGAGAGCTACATGAATGAGTATTTGATGGAAGAAAAGAAACTGGTCTTGCTAGCCAGTTCCGATTGGCAGTTAAGGTTAGCAGTTGGTGAAAAGAGCGCTAAGCGCAGAGCGAGTTGGTTGCATGATCAAGACAGACCTAGAAAAGAATTGAATCTAGGTCTCTCTTTCGATCTGAACGAAGCAGCAGAGTTCGAGGATTATAGAACTGATGGATCACACAATTCAAGTGATCTAACTGTTGAGCGCGAAGAAGATCCTAGCCTTGAAAACAGGCGATTCTCAGTTACATCAGTTCCTCACGAGCTCGTCAGCTCCGTGGATGACACCATCCCATTCAAGCCGATTGAATTCCTGTTTGCTCGACGTGAGATCAAGAAAACAATCAGCAAGAAATTCTCCATGGTCGTTGTTGATGACAAGGTCTCAATCGAAGTTGAAGACGAGATAGTAGACCGGATCCTAGGTGGCTTATGGCGTGGTCGAACAAGCCTAGAACAATGGGTGGAGAAAGTTTTAGGTCCGAGTTTCGATCAAATCCAGCCCCGGCTACCCTCTTCCGACGAAAACACTATCGTTCGACTTCAGCTTGAACTACTGCATAGAGACTCCAATAGCCATAACAATGGAGAATGTCTACCTAGCAAAGTCACAATAGTGGCAGATGGACAGTAGTGAAAGTGATATTTTCCTCATTCCACTTGGGTACATTTTGTATATAGGGAAAATTGTGTGGCTTTGGGACAAACAAAACAAGATTAGAGGGGGtaaagaagcaaaaaaaaaaagttattaccaAAAGAGTGAGAATGTTGATAGATTAGAGAACCTTTATTTtttccacataatttttttttaatagtttggTTGTTATAGTAATGTAATGTTGTACTAGatacttatattattataagcCATGATTAATAAAATGGAGGAATTCCTCCTTGGGAAATTCTCCATTTTCCAATGTAATCATAACTTtagtatatacatatttattgtattttttacacATATCTTCATAGTTTGAAGACTTCTATAGGTTTTTGGACAAAGTCAACAATTCAAGAAGGAATCAATGAAAAATAAGTTTGGTAAACGGGATAAGATGAGATGTTTCAAAATTAAACTTACATCGTCaactaattataatattaagttttcaaatttaattttgggATATCGAATCTTATTTCATTGTATTTGGTATTATTGTTTTCCACTTCACCAGATGCGATAAATTAATCTAAAACTATAATCTTGAAATAATTTAGTTCACGTATCAAATGATACCTCCTATTAAAAGGTAGGTAGATTTCAAATTTGTTATTACTCAAAGATACAAGATTTACCAAAATGAAGAAGACTTTGACAAATACCAAACCTAATTATTATtccatattttaattttaattgttcataaattacaataattgacaatttaaaagacataaaaaaatatgattaaaaaaaaattgtttaaaatttgaaattataatacGTACTATGAATACTAAAGCAAAAAATGTATATtagattaaataaatattaatataaaattcataaactttaaatactATCTCGATTCCGACATATACCAGACCTAATTATCCATTAGtcacaacaaatatttttttaaaaagaaaacagaaTTTTGGTGGCAGGTCAAAGGTACCTGTGTGGCAGAGATCAAACGGTCAAAATTGAACTTTTTGGTTTAAATAGTCTGTGGGTGAAATAAAACCTAAAGTTAGGGGGCAAATCAGAAATTAAAAAATGCCCTCATATTGGTACACAATACATGTTCATGCACCAAACACTAGTCTGATCGAGATTTCTTcgcttttaattaattagatattttaatcgagtttagatttttaaaaattgaaagaagttGTTGCTATAAAAAATATGCTCGAAATTCAAATATTATCAaatctcaatataaatatttgatacaaagaaaaaaaggacaCGTTGATGAACCATTAACAAGACGTACGTGGAGTGATGATTAAGATTCATTTACTCTTAATTAGATATCTTAAGTTTGAATGcttaaaaaatgacaaaacgTTGTCGCTCTCAAAAATGTCTGGTAGCGCTAgacttttaaatttaatcaCATGTAAATTTCATCGAATCTCAATATGAATATCCAATACGAAAAAAAGGACACACCATGCACCAACCTCGAGTCGCGGTGAGATGATTGAAATTCCTTCTCTTTTAATCAGATATTTCAAGCtcaaattttttaaacaattaaaaaagttATCGCTCTCAAAAATATGCTCGGTAATGCTCGGATTTCAAAGTTGACCCGATTCAAATTTGATCGGATCTCAATACGGATACTAATAAAAAGAAATGGACACGTTCATGCATGTGTTACGTGTCGCCACCCCTCTAAAAAGCAGTAATTGTAAGTAAGTGTATAGATGTGGACCATGCAAATATATACCAAAAGTGATATGGTTACTACGTGTCTCATgcaattaatttcatttttaaaaaaaatattataatttaattttatatattatttatatatttattaatttcttataataacaaaatatttgcTATTTCTTTAAAGTTATTAGTTTTAGgagtgcattttttttttaactctttatGAATGCGGGGgatattttttatgaattaattatcttttaaaaataattattagtagctattttaaaataacttgatagtgcaataaaatttgtatactactaaattaaattttaccacataaattgagacaaatgaAGTTTAAATTAAcctatttaatttaaaaaatatatatattttccattttaccAAAATACCTATTGTACATGTGAACACAATTGCTTTACCCAAAGATTCTACTCATTGTCACAATCAccatatatacttttttttttctttttgatgagaatatatatcaaatttaattctAAAATTCAGACTTTCTCTTATATGCGACTCGAATATGTAGATCttgagaataataaaaaaaaacttgatagaaaatattttgtccGTTTCTCCAGACAATATATTCAACAGAATTTTATCTATTCTTAAAGCTTGAACAcgaaatttttattaaaagtgAAGAGGTATTAACCATTTCACGacaattcatgtttagtaattCTTTAACACTTATGAGATATAAAACATTTtcgtctatattttttttagttctataaatagaaaaaatattcacaAACTAAAAAGTTATAAAGAAAGTGCCTTTTGCAACATTCAAAATGATACTCTTTTTAAGACCAATTGTCCCTTGGAATACAAAAATGGCAAAACTTTTGGAAAATATCGTCATTGATGATGTGTACATTTAAGTTTtcagttattattttttaattaaataattaaaacctAGCCATTTCACTCCaaatatacattattattattatttttattaataaaaagaaacaataggTCGTCAGCCTAAAAAGAGCTAAAACTAAATTGTCGGTAGGAATAGGCATGATACGATAAATATTgatatcatataaaaaatttagatattataaaggtaatatgatattttaatatgtattttgaaaatgttGGTATATGATTTTGTAACGATCTGAACCGTCATTAATTAGGAAAATCAAAAATTTGGGAGATTCTGGTCCACTGTCCCGCCAGGGATGGCCAGATTACCGCTAGGGTGGCGGCGCCAGTGGGCAAGTTGGCGCCAGAGCAGGATAGGCGAGACAGAATGTAGTTAACGTGAAATtgtattttctccttcttcctaaaatacctaatttagtCGTAAAACACCCTAGAAACCCTCAGAAAGTTGctctaagcttgggaaggaaggagaaagagattTCTAGCGTGAGGATGACAATATCTTGTGGATTCTTGGCCAAATTCACCGTCATGTCGTCcggaaaaaccaaaaaattatCTACAATTCCTCCGTGCAgctgcttggcgcccaggtaggctaggtttatgaattgagtagttataaatctgTGTTCACTGCACAATATATGTAAATCAACGGAAGAATTATGCGTAGGCCCTCGTGCACTTAACGAAATATGGTTAAAATCCTAGAAGAAGCCTTAGATGATGAACTAGGGCAAACTATGGTTGGATTAATGCTTACATGATATGCGTGGATGATTAGTTAttggtgatggttgtgattctatgattgtgtgttgttcttgcttcattatgatacgtGCATGTATGTGAACGAAGCATGTTGATCATGCCTAATGTGAATAAGTATGAATGAAGAACTATATGTTAtaaatcacctcttgttgtatgattgtgataatatacattgtgattgtgattgtggatcgggtgttgcgttccaacacactaacttggatcagttgccacattccggcataatctttggatcgggtaccacgttccggtatgctaacagtttgggtttgggttcaatgagaggaccaatgacttgacaTAATTGTATACTTTGAGGATTGTGAAATTGAATGTGGTTTGTAATGATAAATGATAGTGTAATTCCCCGGAGTGGTCGTGTGGTTATGAGGACTTATATCTGATTGTTTTTTTGTGTTGGGTGAACTTGTTGTGTATGTGGTTGTTGGATGAATCGGGCGGCCACGGGTTCAAGGGTCGTAAAAATTGAGAGCAAGGGTTGTCCGTATGTCGCAAGGGTGAGAAATAGAGGTAGTGTACGCGATGTAAATTCTTAGGTGGATTTCATTGTGGAGAGATGAATTTGTGTTTAGTGGTTAGAAAGCTTGATGTAATGTACTATCTGGCAAGGGCTGGGTAATATGAAGAGGAAGTAAGGGTGTGACGTGAGCGGTTAGTTAGAACGCTTGTAGTTGTATTTGGGGATTTTCTGTGTGTTAGAATGATTAGGCTATGACCAAGTACCTAATAAGTAGGTTGACTGAAAAGATGGTTAGTAGTTAGAGTGCTA
This region includes:
- the LOC125876001 gene encoding protein SUPPRESSOR OF MAX2 1; translated protein: MRAGLSTIQQTLTPEAATVLNHSIAEASRRNHGQTTPLHVAATLLSSPSGYLRQACIRSHPNSSHPLQCRALELCFSVALERLPTAQNMLQGTEPPISNALMAALKRAQAHQRRGCPEQQQQPLLAVKVELEQLIISILDDPSVSRVMREASFSSPAVKNTIEQSLTQTSSSSHHHQTNINLSPFTAMGGGSRILGTNPVTPVQITRNMYLNPKLQGGGGGVGVGGQLGNLQRGEEVKRVLEILLRSKKRNPVLVGEGEPESVVKELFKKIEKGELSEGHLKNLQIVQMDKEFSFSCDKIQMLNKIKEVEGVIESKMSNGTGGVILDLGDLKWLVEQQQQPMISEIGKSAVAEMGKLLARFREDNSNSNSNNRLWLIGTATCETYLRCQVYHSTMENDWDLQAVPIASRSPHPGIFPRLGNERILGSSLDPLNPLKSFTGPVPSLPRRVPENLNPRLRTSCCPQCKEKFEHELAKLVSEFENSSSEAKSEFPPRPQLPQWLQSAKLKNDSKATTLSQIKDQSILQQKTQELQKKWNDTCLQLHPNFQHSVGIQRTVPPVLSMPGLYNPNLLLRQPLQPKLVPSRSLGGVSLQLNTTQTASQSLEKVATPPGSPVRTDLVLGPKPSETAPEKTLEDQAKDFLSCISSVPQNKLLDKFASALDADTFKRLLKGLMEKAWWQQDAASSVASAVSRCRLGNGKQRGGAPKGDIWLLFTGPDRYAKRKMASVLAEQMCGNIPIMISLGSRRDDEESDVGFRGKTAVDRIAEAVRRHPLSVIMLEDIDEANGVVRGSIKRAMDRGRLTDSHGREISLGNVIFILTGNWSTMSPESYMNEYLMEEKKLVLLASSDWQLRLAVGEKSAKRRASWLHDQDRPRKELNLGLSFDLNEAAEFEDYRTDGSHNSSDLTVEREEDPSLENRRFSVTSVPHELVSSVDDTIPFKPIEFLFARREIKKTISKKFSMVVVDDKVSIEVEDEIVDRILGGLWRGRTSLEQWVEKVLGPSFDQIQPRLPSSDENTIVRLQLELLHRDSNSHNNGECLPSKVTIVADGQ